In Devosia sp. XK-2, one DNA window encodes the following:
- a CDS encoding glycoside hydrolase family 2 protein translates to MAIAVHNSALDLGGEFTLTAKAHGIETSMVLPGDVHHALLAADLIPDPYFGENEKMVMWVNETAWSVERRFTASSADIDGYLTLTLAEVDCIATIFLNGEEIARTDNSFVRNDIDVTGKVHAGENTLRIDFDIAPDVAKARADAHPFPIPFTKNYQTNGLEGIHMNFIRKAACHAGWDWGICLMPIGVYGTMSLRKSRLARQESIQVDQAHGQNAVELSIKTRLFAFAHGEVELEHSIDGQVITDKVVVQKGENVFTRNVTIHSPRIWWPAGQGEQPLYDLVTNVEGEITTRKIGLRDLNWVVEKDEIDHSFKCRINGRDITMMGANWIPADAIPSRATPAVVRDLLESAKAANMNMLRIWGGGQYEPDWFYDLCDELGILIWHDFMFACMSYPSDRTFLKSVETEITQQVRRLSHHACIALWCGDNEVIGSLDWYPETKADKERYIANYDRLNSMLHRIVEDEDPARRFWPSSPSLGYMDFSDGWHSDTRGDLHYWDVWHSAKSFEAYRTVNPRFASEFGFQSFTSMNVIETFAEAKDRNPSSPVMENHQRNAGGNARILETMTRYFRFPRDFDQMVFLSQIQQGLAIKTAIEYWRSTKPRCMGTLYWQINDIWPVASWSSLDYGGQWKLMHYMARRFFLPVNVVAVPQITTVQTNSRGTPVEGQLPDQIALRAINDTGKPVSIALEVLAVKVTGQSRTVFSGNSAVGPDAAITVTEIAFGELGEDEFLYFIWKDAQGNILGENDYFPKPYKAYELVGADIDAKWSDRDGRAVLTVQSDKPAFFATASVDVPGYFSDNSITLLPGRPVELTFIPRHGASVSAADLTGSLKLRHLAETF, encoded by the coding sequence ATGGCCATCGCCGTTCACAATTCCGCCCTCGATCTGGGCGGGGAATTCACCTTGACCGCGAAGGCGCACGGCATCGAGACGAGCATGGTTCTGCCCGGCGATGTGCATCACGCCCTATTGGCCGCAGACCTGATCCCCGATCCCTATTTCGGTGAAAACGAAAAGATGGTCATGTGGGTCAATGAGACGGCCTGGAGCGTCGAGCGCCGCTTCACGGCCTCCAGCGCGGACATCGATGGCTATCTGACCCTGACACTGGCTGAGGTCGACTGCATCGCCACGATCTTCCTCAATGGCGAGGAAATCGCCCGCACCGACAATAGCTTTGTGCGCAACGACATTGACGTCACCGGCAAGGTGCATGCGGGCGAAAACACGCTGCGTATCGACTTCGACATCGCCCCCGATGTCGCCAAGGCGCGCGCCGACGCGCATCCCTTCCCGATCCCGTTCACCAAAAACTACCAGACCAATGGTCTGGAGGGCATCCACATGAACTTCATCCGCAAGGCGGCCTGCCATGCGGGATGGGATTGGGGCATCTGCCTGATGCCGATCGGCGTCTATGGCACCATGAGCCTCAGGAAGTCGCGCCTGGCACGCCAGGAAAGCATCCAGGTCGATCAGGCTCATGGCCAGAACGCGGTCGAACTCTCGATAAAGACTCGCCTTTTCGCCTTTGCTCATGGGGAGGTTGAACTCGAGCACAGCATTGACGGCCAGGTCATCACCGACAAGGTCGTGGTGCAAAAGGGCGAGAACGTCTTCACCCGCAACGTTACCATTCACAGCCCCCGCATCTGGTGGCCGGCGGGGCAGGGCGAGCAGCCGCTCTATGACCTCGTGACCAATGTCGAGGGAGAGATCACCACCCGCAAGATCGGCCTGCGCGATCTCAACTGGGTCGTAGAGAAAGACGAAATCGACCACTCCTTCAAATGCCGCATCAATGGCCGCGACATTACCATGATGGGCGCCAATTGGATCCCAGCCGATGCCATTCCCAGCCGCGCCACGCCGGCTGTGGTGCGGGACCTGCTCGAAAGCGCCAAGGCGGCGAACATGAACATGCTGCGCATCTGGGGCGGCGGGCAGTACGAGCCGGACTGGTTCTACGATCTGTGCGACGAACTGGGCATTCTGATCTGGCACGACTTCATGTTCGCCTGCATGAGCTATCCATCGGACCGGACATTCCTCAAAAGCGTCGAGACCGAAATCACCCAGCAGGTGCGGCGCCTCAGCCATCACGCCTGCATCGCGCTCTGGTGCGGCGATAACGAGGTTATCGGTTCCCTCGATTGGTATCCCGAGACCAAAGCCGACAAGGAACGCTATATCGCCAATTATGACCGGCTGAACTCGATGCTGCACCGCATCGTCGAGGATGAGGACCCGGCCCGCCGTTTCTGGCCGTCCTCACCCTCGCTGGGCTATATGGATTTCTCCGATGGCTGGCACTCGGACACGCGCGGCGACCTGCATTACTGGGATGTCTGGCACTCGGCCAAGAGCTTTGAAGCTTACCGCACGGTCAATCCGCGCTTTGCCTCCGAATTCGGCTTCCAGTCCTTCACCTCGATGAATGTCATCGAAACCTTTGCCGAGGCAAAGGATCGCAATCCGTCTTCGCCGGTTATGGAAAACCACCAGCGCAATGCCGGTGGCAATGCGCGCATCCTCGAAACCATGACGCGCTATTTCCGCTTCCCGCGCGATTTCGACCAGATGGTGTTCCTCTCCCAGATCCAGCAGGGTCTCGCCATCAAGACGGCCATCGAATATTGGCGCTCCACCAAGCCGCGCTGCATGGGCACGCTCTATTGGCAGATCAACGACATCTGGCCGGTGGCAAGCTGGTCGAGCCTGGACTATGGCGGGCAATGGAAGCTGATGCACTATATGGCGCGGCGCTTCTTCCTGCCGGTCAATGTCGTCGCAGTGCCGCAGATCACGACGGTGCAGACCAATTCGCGCGGCACGCCCGTCGAAGGTCAGCTGCCCGACCAGATCGCCCTGCGGGCCATCAACGATACGGGCAAGCCGGTGTCGATCGCGCTGGAAGTTCTGGCGGTGAAGGTAACCGGTCAAAGCCGTACCGTTTTCTCAGGCAACTCGGCCGTCGGTCCAGATGCCGCCATCACCGTCACCGAGATCGCCTTCGGCGAATTGGGCGAAGATGAGTTCCTCTATTTCATCTGGAAGGACGCGCAGGGCAATATCTTGGGCGAAAACGATTATTTCCCCAAACCCTACAAGGCCTATGAACTGGTCGGCGCCGACATTGACGCCAAATGGTCCGATCGCGACGGTCGGGCGGTGCTGACGGTGCAGTCGGATAAACCGGCTTTCTTCGCCACGGCCAGCGTTGATGTGCCCGGCTATTTCTCGGACAATTCCATCACCCTGCTGCCGGGCCGGCCGGTGGAGCTGACCTTCATCCCGCGCCATGGCGCTTCGGTCAGTGCCGCAGACCTGACGGGATCGCTGAAGCTGCGGCATCTAGCCGAGACGTTTTAA
- a CDS encoding FGGY-family carbohydrate kinase, with translation MTETIPHHVAVIDIGKTNAKVVLIDTRTGQQVTSLGRPNTIRKEGLYPHADVEGLWTFICGALTALHAEHGIDGISITTHGATGALLTGEELALPVLDYEFDGPEETSGEYDRVRPDFAESLSPRLPNGLNWGTQLFWQSRRFPEQFATVTAIVPYPQYWAWRLTGVLASEVTSLGCHTDLWAPDRGDFSSMVEALGWRALFPEVRPAVSIIGTLRPEIAAQTGLLATTPVTCGIHDSNASLVPHLGQHDEPFTIVSTGTWSILMTVGGGTAALDPRKDSLANVDAFGRAVPTARFMGGREFDVLVPEITEPSRADITFVIDNDVQALPSFVPGVGPFGERAGNWTVDPDSLTPRQRTAAASLYLALMARACLDLCGLGRSITLEGPLARNRLFGAMLAYLTGVPVAASGDATGTSLGASLLFGGQLPKTGGSHALAPLQAEGLDDYVKRWRSRVVP, from the coding sequence ATGACCGAGACCATTCCCCACCACGTCGCCGTCATCGATATTGGCAAAACCAATGCCAAGGTCGTCCTGATCGACACCAGGACAGGACAGCAGGTCACCTCGCTTGGACGCCCCAATACTATCCGTAAGGAAGGGCTCTATCCGCATGCCGATGTCGAGGGCCTGTGGACCTTTATTTGTGGTGCGCTAACCGCCCTGCACGCCGAACATGGCATTGACGGGATTTCGATTACCACCCACGGGGCGACGGGGGCTTTGCTTACCGGCGAGGAACTGGCGCTGCCAGTGCTCGATTATGAGTTCGACGGACCGGAGGAAACGTCCGGCGAATATGACCGGGTGCGCCCGGACTTTGCGGAAAGTCTCTCGCCGCGCCTGCCCAATGGCCTCAATTGGGGGACGCAATTATTCTGGCAATCGCGGCGGTTTCCCGAGCAGTTCGCGACGGTTACCGCGATTGTCCCCTACCCCCAATATTGGGCCTGGCGGCTGACGGGCGTGCTGGCAAGCGAGGTCACCTCGTTGGGCTGCCACACCGATCTTTGGGCGCCCGATCGGGGCGATTTTTCCTCTATGGTGGAGGCGCTAGGTTGGCGGGCATTGTTCCCCGAGGTCAGGCCCGCGGTCTCCATTATCGGCACGTTGCGCCCAGAGATTGCCGCACAAACCGGCCTGCTGGCAACGACGCCGGTGACCTGCGGCATTCATGACTCCAATGCGTCGCTGGTGCCGCATCTGGGGCAGCATGATGAGCCCTTCACCATCGTCTCGACCGGCACATGGTCGATCCTGATGACGGTTGGCGGCGGCACAGCCGCGCTCGATCCGCGCAAGGACAGCCTGGCCAATGTAGATGCCTTCGGCCGCGCCGTGCCGACCGCGCGCTTCATGGGTGGACGCGAATTCGATGTGCTGGTGCCCGAGATTACAGAACCGAGCCGGGCCGACATAACCTTTGTTATCGACAATGATGTGCAGGCATTGCCGTCCTTTGTTCCCGGCGTCGGGCCCTTTGGCGAACGGGCGGGCAATTGGACCGTGGACCCAGACAGTTTGACGCCCCGACAGCGGACGGCTGCCGCCTCGCTCTATCTGGCCCTTATGGCGCGAGCCTGCCTGGATCTGTGCGGCCTTGGGCGCTCTATCACGCTGGAGGGGCCACTGGCCCGCAACCGGCTCTTTGGAGCGATGCTCGCTTATTTGACCGGCGTACCGGTAGCGGCGTCGGGCGACGCCACTGGAACCAGCCTGGGCGCCAGCCTGTTGTTTGGTGGACAACTGCCCAAGACTGGTGGCAGCCATGCATTGGCGCCACTGCAGGCCGAGGGGCTGGATGACTATGTAAAGAGGTGGCGATCGCGCGTCGTGCCCTAG
- a CDS encoding ABC transporter ATP-binding protein, translating into MLRWFESRLDPYPKGDPVEPPKGLLEFCLHYSHGAKRWLALMAFSAALVAIGEIIVFGFIGDVVNWLAGADPATFIQTDGWKLALMGAMIVIVLPAIMLVSTLTMHQTLLGNFPQRIRWMAHRYLIRQSMSYFQDEFAGRIGAKLMQTSLAVREVVMKLLDMLVYVVVYFTGAVILAASSDWRLAIPFIAWLAAYVSMMIYFIPRMGKISQAQADARSMMTGRIVDSYTNIATVKLFSHSNREETYAKEAMDGFLDTVYRQMRLFTVLNMLVLWSNALLLFSVGAVGIWLWMGGFMTPGSLAVSLGLVMRFQGMSQWVMWEMSSLFENIGTVKDGINSISLPRVVQDKAEAQPLPRVNGDIRFENVAFHYGKSSGVISGLNLHVRPGEKIGLVGRSGAGKSTIVNLLLRFYDRADGRILIDGHDIGGVTQDSLRANIGVVTQDTSLLHRSVRENILYGRPDATEEMMRQAAEQAEAADFIETLTDPQGRKGYDAHVGERGVKLSGGQRQRIAIARVLLKNAPILVLDEATSALDSEVEAAIQGQLQMLMEGKTVIAIAHRLSTIAMMDRLVVLDKGEIVEQGTHAELVDSGGIYSQLWARQSGGFLDAEQSVEAAQ; encoded by the coding sequence ATGTTGCGCTGGTTTGAATCACGACTCGATCCCTATCCGAAAGGCGATCCGGTCGAGCCCCCCAAGGGTCTGCTTGAGTTCTGTCTGCACTATAGCCACGGCGCCAAGCGCTGGCTGGCATTGATGGCGTTTTCCGCGGCCCTGGTGGCCATTGGCGAAATCATCGTCTTCGGTTTTATCGGCGATGTGGTGAATTGGCTTGCCGGCGCCGATCCGGCCACGTTCATTCAAACCGACGGCTGGAAGCTGGCGCTGATGGGGGCGATGATCGTCATCGTCCTGCCCGCGATCATGCTGGTCTCGACGCTCACAATGCATCAGACCTTGCTGGGCAATTTCCCCCAGCGCATCCGCTGGATGGCCCACCGATATCTCATCCGGCAGTCGATGAGCTATTTCCAGGACGAATTTGCCGGCCGCATCGGCGCCAAGCTGATGCAGACCTCCCTCGCCGTGCGCGAAGTGGTGATGAAGCTGCTCGACATGCTGGTCTATGTCGTCGTCTACTTCACCGGCGCAGTGATCCTGGCGGCCTCGTCCGATTGGCGCCTGGCCATCCCCTTCATCGCCTGGCTGGCGGCCTATGTGTCGATGATGATCTATTTCATCCCGCGCATGGGCAAGATTTCCCAGGCGCAGGCCGATGCGCGCTCCATGATGACCGGCCGCATCGTGGACAGCTATACCAATATCGCCACGGTCAAGCTGTTCAGCCATTCCAACCGGGAAGAGACCTATGCCAAGGAGGCCATGGACGGCTTCCTCGACACTGTCTACCGGCAGATGCGCCTGTTCACCGTGCTCAACATGCTGGTGCTCTGGTCCAATGCGCTTCTGCTGTTTTCGGTTGGAGCGGTGGGTATCTGGCTCTGGATGGGTGGCTTCATGACCCCCGGTTCGCTAGCCGTTTCGCTGGGCCTGGTCATGCGCTTTCAGGGCATGAGCCAGTGGGTGATGTGGGAGATGTCCTCGCTGTTTGAGAATATCGGAACGGTCAAGGACGGCATCAATTCCATCTCGTTGCCGCGTGTCGTGCAGGACAAGGCCGAGGCCCAGCCTTTGCCCCGGGTGAACGGCGACATCCGCTTCGAAAATGTCGCCTTCCACTATGGCAAGAGTTCCGGCGTCATTTCCGGGCTGAACCTGCATGTCCGCCCGGGCGAGAAAATCGGCCTTGTGGGCCGCTCGGGCGCGGGCAAATCGACCATCGTCAACCTGCTGTTGCGCTTCTACGACCGGGCCGATGGCCGTATCCTCATCGACGGTCACGACATCGGCGGCGTGACGCAGGACAGTCTGCGCGCCAATATTGGCGTTGTGACCCAGGATACATCGCTGCTGCACCGCTCGGTTCGTGAAAACATCCTCTATGGTCGCCCAGACGCGACCGAGGAGATGATGCGTCAGGCCGCCGAACAGGCCGAGGCGGCGGACTTCATCGAGACCCTCACCGATCCACAGGGCCGCAAGGGCTACGACGCGCATGTGGGCGAGCGGGGCGTCAAGCTCTCCGGCGGCCAGCGCCAGCGCATCGCGATCGCCCGGGTGCTGCTCAAGAATGCGCCCATCCTCGTGCTGGACGAGGCGACCTCGGCGCTCGATTCCGAGGTTGAGGCCGCCATCCAGGGGCAGCTGCAGATGCTCATGGAGGGCAAGACCGTCATTGCCATCGCCCATCGCCTGTCCACCATCGCCATGATGGACAGACTCGTCGTGCTCGACAAAGGCGAGATCGTGGAGCAGGGGACCCATGCCGAACTGGTCGACAGCGGTGGCATCTATAGCCAGCTCTGGGCGCGCCAGTCGGGCGGTTTCCTCGATGCCGAGCAGTCCGTGGAGGCGGCGCAATAG
- a CDS encoding universal stress protein, whose amino-acid sequence MYSNIVCGVDGSDLSSKALRHAVALAAKTGGKVTAVTVTEPSIIVAPGAEIMMVDTSAIIADLDKAKAESAKAILADADKIAGEAGGKISGMHVANSPAAEGILQAAKEVNADLIVMGSHGRRGLGRLLLGSQAAEVLAHTELPVLVVK is encoded by the coding sequence ATGTATTCCAATATCGTGTGTGGTGTCGATGGTTCGGACCTGTCCAGCAAGGCCCTGCGTCATGCGGTGGCCTTAGCCGCCAAGACGGGTGGGAAGGTTACCGCGGTAACGGTGACGGAGCCTTCGATCATCGTGGCGCCGGGCGCCGAAATCATGATGGTCGATACCAGCGCCATTATTGCCGATCTCGACAAAGCCAAGGCGGAATCGGCGAAAGCCATTCTGGCGGATGCAGACAAGATCGCCGGCGAAGCAGGTGGCAAGATTTCTGGCATGCATGTGGCCAATAGTCCGGCCGCCGAAGGCATATTGCAAGCGGCCAAGGAGGTGAATGCCGATCTCATCGTTATGGGTTCGCATGGGCGGCGGGGGCTGGGGCGCTTGCTATTGGGCAGCCAGGCCGCCGAGGTTCTGGCCCATACCGAACTGCCGGTGCTCGTGGTGAAATAG
- a CDS encoding DMT family transporter, whose protein sequence is MSRPYAPPAEQRLLGIGLALAAYFMFTGIDSSAKWLGMVGISFVQIVFLRYAIHLVLVATIHLPRHGRSMVRSANLKLQFFRALALLGATGCNFLAVQYLPLTVTGSIAFTVPLLICALSVPLLGEQVGWRRWSAIAVGFLGVLVIVRPGTDAFHPATLLSLAAALSTAFYMLLTRKVSSYDSAATSQFYVGIFATVFLLPVVPFFWSFPTTPDGWFVFFSIGVFGFVGHQLITVASSLAPATVLAPFSYFQIFFLAAASWIIFNQPPDIWLYVGAPIVIGSGLYIWLRERRLAKPETVVVSER, encoded by the coding sequence ATGTCTCGTCCCTATGCGCCGCCCGCCGAACAGCGTTTGCTGGGCATCGGCCTGGCCCTTGCCGCCTATTTCATGTTCACCGGCATCGACTCCTCCGCCAAATGGCTGGGCATGGTCGGCATCTCCTTCGTCCAGATCGTTTTCCTGCGCTACGCCATCCACCTGGTTCTGGTCGCCACCATCCATCTGCCACGCCATGGCCGGTCCATGGTCCGCTCCGCCAATCTGAAGCTGCAATTCTTTCGGGCCCTCGCTTTGCTGGGCGCCACAGGGTGCAATTTCCTGGCGGTGCAATATCTGCCGCTGACTGTCACCGGCTCCATAGCCTTCACCGTGCCATTGCTGATCTGCGCGCTGTCGGTGCCGCTGCTGGGTGAGCAGGTAGGCTGGCGCCGCTGGAGCGCAATCGCGGTCGGCTTTCTGGGTGTGCTGGTGATCGTGCGCCCCGGCACGGACGCGTTCCATCCCGCCACGCTTCTGTCGCTTGCAGCGGCGCTCAGTACCGCTTTTTACATGCTGCTGACGCGCAAGGTTTCGAGCTATGACAGCGCGGCGACGAGCCAGTTTTACGTCGGCATTTTCGCAACGGTTTTCCTGTTGCCGGTGGTGCCCTTTTTCTGGTCGTTTCCAACCACGCCCGATGGCTGGTTCGTCTTCTTCTCCATCGGCGTCTTCGGTTTCGTCGGACACCAGCTCATCACCGTAGCATCCAGCCTCGCACCGGCCACGGTTCTGGCGCCGTTTTCATATTTCCAGATATTCTTCCTCGCTGCGGCAAGTTGGATCATCTTCAACCAGCCACCCGATATCTGGCTCTATGTCGGCGCACCGATCGTCATCGGCTCCGGTCTCTATATCTGGTTGCGCGAACGGCGACTGGCCAAGCCGGAGACGGTGGTGGTCTCCGAGCGCTGA
- a CDS encoding EAL domain-containing protein, whose amino-acid sequence MIRRIFKIVSTPAETPELVLAQWRALSGQVPLMYIMLVSNTLIVAWTHLAVAPVELTLYIPGVLATFCAVRMVLWWRGRHRVLDLDKARIHLRAMIWIGAALAIGFTAWSFALFPYGDAYLQSQIAFYMGVTTIGCMFCLMHVRVAALAVGLCVLGPFTVFFIGSGQETLVAVAINMIIVVAVLLMILLGNSRDFADLVASRSAIVQRQLETQRLGEENHRLATRDALTGLPNRRSFDRHLSDALLRAEAEGREIAVARIDLDRFKSINQIFGQLAGDRVLVEAARRLDSLRRPDTLVARLESNTFGLIFEGPVDRQTLAHAGDVLCGAMRLSFEQPGGVIHLTASAGFAVSKLGDKAECLFDRADYALSAAKREARGSAVVFSEVHAREINRVRHMEHLLHSANLDDEIYVVLQPQYDVSLGATTGFEVLARWRSPELGEVSPGDFIPMAERTGRISKITQCVLRQALAISQILPPSIRLSVNLSANDIGSTTAIEQIVALIDRKAGPCRIDFEITETAAMRDLQQANQSLLTLLGLGARIALDDFGTGHSSLTHVQQLPLHRIKIDRSFVAEVPNDIASRAIVKTMIDLCRNLGISCVFEGIETEEQLRTLVSLGGSVMQGYFFGRPMAVAELDDYLRRERSLSRLEGRSVG is encoded by the coding sequence ATGATCCGACGCATCTTCAAAATAGTGTCGACGCCGGCCGAAACGCCTGAACTCGTCCTCGCCCAGTGGCGCGCGCTCAGCGGCCAGGTGCCTCTGATGTATATCATGCTGGTGTCCAATACGCTGATCGTGGCGTGGACGCATCTGGCCGTAGCGCCGGTGGAACTGACCCTTTATATCCCCGGTGTATTGGCCACATTTTGCGCAGTGCGCATGGTCCTGTGGTGGCGCGGACGACACAGGGTCCTGGACCTGGACAAGGCGCGCATCCATCTGCGCGCAATGATCTGGATCGGCGCGGCGCTGGCCATTGGTTTTACGGCGTGGAGCTTCGCCCTGTTTCCCTATGGGGATGCCTATCTCCAATCGCAGATCGCCTTTTATATGGGCGTCACCACAATCGGCTGCATGTTCTGCCTGATGCATGTACGCGTCGCGGCCTTGGCCGTGGGTCTTTGCGTGCTTGGCCCATTCACCGTGTTCTTCATCGGATCGGGACAGGAAACGCTGGTGGCCGTCGCGATCAACATGATCATCGTGGTGGCCGTGCTGCTGATGATCCTGCTGGGCAATTCGCGCGATTTTGCCGATCTGGTCGCGTCGCGCAGCGCCATTGTGCAACGCCAGTTGGAGACGCAAAGGTTGGGCGAGGAGAACCATCGCCTGGCCACTCGCGATGCTCTGACCGGCCTGCCCAACCGCCGCAGCTTCGACCGCCATCTCAGCGACGCGCTTCTCAGGGCCGAGGCCGAAGGGCGCGAGATTGCAGTTGCGCGGATCGATCTGGATCGCTTCAAGTCGATCAACCAGATCTTTGGGCAATTGGCCGGCGACCGCGTTCTGGTAGAAGCGGCGCGGCGGCTGGACTCGTTGCGGCGGCCGGATACGCTCGTGGCCCGGCTGGAAAGCAATACATTCGGCCTGATCTTTGAAGGCCCGGTGGATCGCCAGACGCTGGCCCATGCCGGTGACGTTCTCTGCGGTGCGATGCGCCTGTCTTTCGAACAGCCCGGCGGTGTCATTCACCTGACCGCTTCGGCAGGTTTTGCCGTGTCCAAGCTTGGAGACAAGGCCGAGTGCCTGTTTGATCGCGCCGATTATGCCCTGTCGGCGGCCAAGCGGGAGGCGCGCGGCAGCGCCGTCGTCTTCTCCGAGGTACATGCCAGGGAGATCAACAGAGTGCGCCATATGGAGCACCTGTTGCATTCGGCCAATCTCGATGATGAAATCTATGTGGTGTTGCAGCCGCAATATGACGTATCGCTCGGAGCCACGACGGGCTTTGAGGTGCTGGCGCGTTGGCGCAGCCCGGAATTGGGTGAGGTCTCGCCGGGCGATTTCATTCCCATGGCCGAACGGACGGGGCGCATCAGCAAGATCACCCAATGCGTCCTGCGCCAGGCGCTGGCGATCAGCCAAATCCTGCCGCCCAGCATTCGCCTGTCGGTCAATCTTTCGGCCAACGATATCGGGTCGACCACCGCCATAGAGCAGATCGTGGCCCTGATCGACCGCAAGGCCGGGCCTTGCCGGATCGATTTCGAAATTACCGAGACGGCCGCCATGCGCGACCTTCAGCAGGCCAATCAGTCGCTCCTGACACTGCTTGGCCTGGGCGCCCGGATCGCGCTGGACGATTTCGGCACCGGACATTCCAGCCTCACCCATGTGCAGCAGCTTCCATTGCACCGGATCAAGATCGACCGCAGCTTTGTAGCCGAGGTGCCCAACGACATAGCGAGCCGCGCCATCGTCAAAACAATGATCGACCTTTGCCGCAATCTGGGCATTTCCTGCGTCTTTGAGGGCATCGAAACCGAGGAGCAATTGCGGACGCTGGTGTCGCTGGGCGGCTCGGTCATGCAGGGATATTTCTTCGGCCGCCCCATGGCCGTCGCCGAGCTGGACGACTATCTGAGGCGCGAGCGCTCGCTGAGCCGCCTGGAAGGACGCTCGGTCGGCTAA
- a CDS encoding NAD(P)/FAD-dependent oxidoreductase: MTTRRHRVVIVGGGFGGLAAAKALARVGVEIVLIDRRNHHLFQPLLYQVATAALSPSEVAWPIRHLLRHQNNVRVLMGTVIGIDIEQRHVLLEDGEPEPFDSLVLATGAQHAYFGHNEWERFAPGLKTVEDATAIRRKLLLALEAAEREIDPDRRRALLTFAIIGAGPTGVEMAGAIIELGRASIRGQFNSLEPSDLRVVLIEGGERVLPNFAPDLSDYALAALRRMGVEVELGQMVSAVDAEGVNYGERRLATHTVVWAAGVAASPVAKWLGIEGDRAGRVTVGPDLSVAGLDNIYVIGDVASVMQDNGKPVPGVAPAAKQEGKYVAHAIEQKLNGQTPDPFRYKHAGDLATIGKSSAVIDFGFTKVTGWLAWWLWGFAHIYFLIETRTRIFITMSWLWIYLTGQRSARLITHGDATCARPLEEVDENQRSETTTVSGLASRRSRNQI; this comes from the coding sequence ATGACCACTCGCAGACATCGTGTCGTAATCGTGGGTGGCGGTTTCGGTGGGCTGGCGGCGGCCAAGGCTCTAGCGCGCGTCGGTGTCGAGATCGTACTGATCGACCGGCGCAATCACCATCTGTTCCAGCCGCTGCTCTACCAGGTCGCGACAGCCGCGTTGAGCCCTTCGGAAGTAGCCTGGCCCATCCGCCATCTGCTGCGGCACCAGAACAATGTTCGTGTGCTGATGGGCACGGTCATCGGGATCGATATCGAACAACGCCACGTACTGCTCGAAGATGGCGAGCCCGAACCCTTTGACAGCCTGGTATTGGCGACCGGGGCTCAACACGCCTATTTCGGCCACAACGAATGGGAAAGGTTCGCGCCGGGCCTCAAGACGGTCGAGGACGCCACGGCGATCCGGCGCAAATTGCTGTTGGCCCTGGAAGCGGCCGAGCGGGAAATCGATCCCGACCGGCGGCGCGCCCTGCTCACCTTCGCCATTATCGGCGCCGGCCCGACCGGGGTGGAAATGGCGGGGGCGATCATCGAATTGGGGCGGGCCAGCATCAGGGGGCAGTTCAATTCGCTCGAGCCCAGCGATTTGCGGGTCGTGCTGATCGAAGGCGGGGAAAGGGTGCTGCCCAACTTCGCCCCGGACCTGTCTGATTATGCGCTTGCTGCGCTGAGACGAATGGGCGTGGAGGTCGAGCTGGGGCAGATGGTCAGCGCAGTCGATGCCGAGGGTGTCAATTATGGCGAGAGGCGCCTCGCGACGCATACCGTCGTCTGGGCCGCAGGCGTTGCCGCTTCGCCGGTGGCCAAATGGCTCGGCATAGAAGGTGACCGCGCCGGAAGGGTGACGGTTGGACCGGACCTGTCCGTTGCCGGGCTGGACAATATTTACGTGATTGGCGACGTGGCCAGCGTCATGCAGGACAATGGCAAGCCGGTTCCGGGCGTCGCTCCCGCGGCCAAACAGGAAGGCAAATATGTCGCCCACGCGATCGAGCAGAAGCTCAATGGCCAAACGCCTGACCCATTCCGATACAAGCATGCCGGGGATCTGGCGACCATCGGCAAGAGTTCGGCCGTGATCGATTTCGGCTTCACCAAGGTCACGGGTTGGCTGGCCTGGTGGCTATGGGGCTTTGCCCATATCTATTTCCTGATCGAAACGCGCACACGCATCTTCATCACGATGAGCTGGCTGTGGATTTACCTGACCGGGCAACGCAGCGCCCGGCTCATCACCCATGGTGATGCAACCTGCGCCAGGCCGCTCGAAGAAGTGGACGAAAATCAGCGCTCGGAGACCACCACCGTCTCCGGCTTGGCCAGTCGCCGTTCGCGCAACCAGATATAG